In a genomic window of Epinephelus lanceolatus isolate andai-2023 chromosome 3, ASM4190304v1, whole genome shotgun sequence:
- the asah1b gene encoding acid ceramidase has translation MGHCVFLILAAVLSVATTQFIPPYTEECRTGMYPPNGPTFRGAVSWYTVDLDLPPSKRWTAVITDKKTDLIEMIQAIKDLANAFVPSGKLIELVDIMLPLMVDTLPNPFSDEIKGIAAVSGIPLGEVVLFNIFYEVFTVCTSVVAEDNKGNLVHGRNLDFGLFMGWDVKNKSWIISEKLKPLVVNLDFKRNNQTVFKSTNFAGYVGMLTGIKPHIFTLTMNERFSLDGGYIGILEWILGQRDGMWMSFLTRSVLENANSYEEAKTRLAQTKLLAPAYFILGGNQTGQGCIITRSRLLSIDILEIDLKLGRWYVLETNYDHWKEPFFLDDRRTPAKKCMNQTTQTNISLKTIYDVLSTKPVLNKLTTYTTLMQVSEGSLESYIRDCPNPCMPW, from the exons ATGGGTCACTGTGTTTTCCTTATTTTAGCGGCTGTGCTGTCCGTCGCAACGACACAGTTTATCCCACCG tATACAGAAGAATGTCGGACAGGAATGTATCCCCCAAATGGCCCCAC GTTCAGAGGAGCTGTCAGTTGGTACACGGTGGACCTCGACTTACCGCCCAGCAAGAGATGGACAGCTGTGATTACTGACAAAAAAACTGAT CTGATAGAAATGATTCAGGCCATCAAAGACTTGGCGAATGCTTTTGTGCCCAGTGGAAAGCTGATTGAGCTGGTTGACATTATGCTG CCTCTGATGGTGGACACACTCCCAAACCCTTTCAGTGATGAAATCAAAGGCATTGCAGCTGTTTCAGGGATTCCTCTTG GTGAAGTCGTGTTGTTTAACATCTTCTATGAGGTGTTCACTGTGTGTACATCAGTCGTTGCAGAAGACAATAAGG GTAACCTCGTCCATGGCAGAAatctggattttggattatttatGGG CTGGGATGTGAAAAACAAGTCATGGATCATTAGCGAGAAACTGAAGCCGCTGGTGGTCAACCTCGACTTCAAGAGAAATAACCAGACTGTCTTCAAGTCGACAAACTTTGCTGGATATGTTGGCATGCTGACAGGAATCAAGCCT CACATATTCACTCTGACTATGAATGAGCGCTTCAGCCTGGACGGAGGTTACATTG GAATCCTGGAGTGGATCTTAGGACAGAGAGACGGGATGTGGATGAGCTTCCTCACTCGCTCTGTCCTAGAAAATGCAAACAG CTACGAGGAGGCCAAAACCCGGCTGGCTCAGACCAagctgctggctccagcttACTTCATCCTCGGAGGGAACCAGACAGGCCAGGGCTGCATCATCACCAGGTCCAgactgctcagtattgatatcTTGGA GATTGACCTGAAGCTGGGCCGGTGGTACGTCCTGGAGACAAACTACGATCACTGGAAGGAGCCTTTCTTCCTGGATGATCGCAGGACTCCTGCCAAGAAGTGCATGAACCAGACCACACAGACA AATATCTCACTGAAGACCATATATGACGTCCTCTCAACCAAACCAGTGCTAAACAAG TTGACGACATACACAACGTTGATGCAAGTGTCAGAGGGAAGCCTGGAGTCGTATATCCGCGACTGCCCAAACCCCTGCATGCCCTGGTAA